A region from the Halichondria panicea chromosome 11, odHalPani1.1, whole genome shotgun sequence genome encodes:
- the LOC135344218 gene encoding uncharacterized protein LOC135344218 isoform X1 yields MNLPLVLCVVLLSIDKGQCNHLNNSCSGSIDIGNIRLVEPRHTINDGAVQICNQFVQYNTSQLSWCYLNSTESWNMTAARVACRQLGLPHSAPTVTMLTLQSFGNVVIRPVTCNGTEDQLRDCLRGQYDTSIYTVSAMVAGLSCINELTATTGTLPVMSTSVTLGALIGVLAAALVVVVTGWIVSCVYLQRKINRQGSDHTHSTSPSINNPDLQHNPAYTHTTAVSMSDPTLQRNPVYDWSTTVPHTTNMEPSYEVVSGGEGVGHSYDVISPRGACNTSNERGSHD; encoded by the exons ATGAATCTGCCACTAGTACTTTGTGTTGTACTCCTGAGTATAGACAAGGGACAGTGCAACCACTTGAACA atagtTGCAGTGGAAGTATTGATATTGGTAACATTAGACTGGTGGAACCAAGGCATACCATAAATGATGGTGCTGTACAAATATGTAACCAGTTCGTGCAATATAACACCTCACAACTGTCTTGGTGTTACTTGAACAGTACAGAAAGTTGGAACATGACTGCTGCTAGAGTAGCATGCAGGCAACTGGGACTACCACACTCAG CTCCTACAGTAACCATGCTTACACTACAGTCATTTGGGAATGTAGTTATTAGACCAGTGACTTGTAATGGGACAGAAGATCAACTACGCGATTGCTTGAGGGGCCAATATGATACCAGCATTTATACAGTTTCAGCAATGGTTGCTGGATTGAGTTGCA TCAATGAATTAACTGCTACTACCGGGACATTGCCAGTCATGAGTACTAGTGTGACATTAGGAGCACTCATTGGTGTATTGGCAGCTGCTCTAGTGGTGGTTGTCACTGGATGGATTGTGTCGTGTGTTTACTTACAGAGGAAAATAAACAG GCAAGgcagtgaccacacccacagtaCATCTCCCTCTATCAACAATCCCGACCTTCAACATAATCcagcatacacgcacacaacaGCTGTCTCTATGAGTGACCCCACCCTCCAACGTAATCCAGTATATGATTGGTCGACCACTGTCCCACACACCACGAACATGGAACCATCCTACGAGGTGGTCAGtggtggtgagggggtggggcatagCTATGATGTCATCAGTCCAAGAGGTGCTTGTAACACAAGCAATGAAAGAGGATCACATGACTAA
- the LOC135344158 gene encoding soluble scavenger receptor cysteine-rich domain-containing protein SSC5D-like, with protein MRLLFQISVLLLTLQRGTSTDSCLPEDHRKIRLTGPRSIKNEGAVQLCVLTENGYLWFYIQTQDGWTNDFTAANLACRELGLNYTGVRANTVWLMRNADTATGTINCNDGDEDLRDCLPDVLSVRGRSQVAGLICNCIEGALRLVDGSSYNEGRVEVCSNGRWGTVCGDGWTEREAALVCSRLGYPQEHATLSNFGEGSGPLYDITCPSTGSEDQECIPMIRSAPSSCTHSMDVGVRCLPFTDACAVPINEVTVTTTAQQPPTPTPPSSTLTIAKSTTTSIEGDVSEVTTNDKQPSTSTKTSQPSDGITTNSSITQSTAMSTSVTLGALIGLLAASLVVVVTGWIVSCVYLQRKINKGHTHSTPVSSNNHTLQHTPQDEALYDTINATVTNLEHNDTVQCVQNESYSLVGQRKMDK; from the exons ATGAGGCTACTGTTTCAAATCAGTGTGCTACTATTGACACTACAGAGAGGGACATCAACAG ATAGTTGTCTTCCTGAAGATCACCGAAAAATAAGATTAACTGGACCAAGAAGCATAAAAAATGAGGGAGCTGTTCAACTTTGTGTTTTAACCGAGAACGGCTATCTCTGGTTCTACATACAGACACAGGACGGTTGGACGAATGATTTCACAGCAGCAAACTTAGCATGTAGAGAACTGGGCCTGAATTACACAG GTGTCAGAGCAAACACAGTATGGCTAATGAGAAATGCTGACACAGCGACAGGAACAATCAATTGTAACGATGGAGATGAGGATTTAAGAGACTGTTTACCTGATGTGTTATCCGTACGCGGCAGGAGTCAAGTTGCTGGACTGATTTGCA ACTGCATAGAAGGAGCCCTAAGACTAGTGGATGGCTCCAGCTACAATGaaggacgagtggaggtgtgctcCAATGGTCGCTGGGGTACAGTGTGTGGTGATGGATGGACAGAGAGAGAAGCTGCTCTAGTGTGTAGTAGACTGGGGTATCCACAAGAGC ATGCCACTCTCAGCAACTTTGGAGAGGGTAGTGGTCCATTGTACGATATTACTTGTCCAAGCACAGGAAGTGAAGACCAGGAATGCATACCCATGATAAGATCTGCTCCATCATCTTGTACCCACTCAATGGATGTTGGAGTGAGGTGTCTTCCCTTCACTGATGCTTGTGCTGTTCCTATCAACGAAGTAACTGTCACAACAACAGCTCAGCAACCTCCAACACCAACACCACCATCGTCAACGTTAACGATTGCAAAATCTACCACAACAAGTATTGAGGGAGATGTCAGTGAGGTGACTACTAACGACAAGCAACCATCGACAAGCACCAAAACCTCACAACCAAGTGATGGAATTACAACAAACAGCAGTATCACCCAGAGCACAGCCATGAGTACTAGTGTGACATTAGGAGCACTCATTGGTCTATTAGCAGCTTCTCTAGTGGTGGTTGTCACTGGATGGATTGTGTCGTGTGTTTACTTGCAGAGGAAAATAAACAA aggccacacccactctacACCCGTCTCTAGTAATAACCAcaccctccaacacacaccacaagaTGAGGCATTGTACGACACAATCAATGCCACAGTTACTAACCTGGAGCACAATGATACTGTGCAGTGCGTTCAAAATGAAAGCTATTCACTTGTCGGACAAAGGAAAATGGACAAATAA
- the LOC135344330 gene encoding nuclear pore complex protein Nup205-like: MYENQSWLPVASLFGLVGCPVPRELKADVLETLAVFARTPEIAASMWHTLEVAQILTTSHSKVPTHDSRAFGHHGNQDGGIQVELDELESQIEEYCLTRAFLSLLNALIDVPPPPGLGTGHRVPGFDPYLEFVRDNMFLKFDSRGYRNAEEKWQVASLALEILHKLLLSYEVSPEDFVNQYYDTPEMGGAMVPKQPGHTLLLHMLNDSKLLRKIRSVIDTAYLHLSDPGTTSSEALAHTALLCLKMLETAFSKESSFLDQLRNTHDHGIITSPLNELLGSINSRTGKADFIVTIARYATLTECSPELSLTAVQILTWVCQSHLSGSQTVNHILSDKDVCSEILQGFVEQLEMEVEGQLPTEGDPLSSVAGVHQAVKLGILTLLSLCVDHPPPNITHLLLGYETSSEKSVSDTNLQDPGVMGAPRTCLHSILSLLEHGQDSGCHYSNPKLAELCYKVIYQLCVSRHLSTPTLRYLRSNHEFFSSQLSKLPLNVSILQDENDEGVLNSQQVAVLHEEAWLIKTLAVELRMTTLNHQRSHAQRIVNLLLNEPTNENAEIDHTTDYGEQSSDFNFLHEKKRKILLLLDSVDFSEKDTPIFDLQFFDQSAMEEAIKSCEAKVKIYVSYTPTHAHTHTITYTRTLTHTLTGGVSGGGYTDVKALHRLLMMELNMLQGTGAAGQRQSVLEEIHEILVVVVMRNRVFDCNHGNSELFESWRQLVEVALHSLGQVGVKSEVKVAVLFELIQDLLLKVSGSDSSELTSSVQGVVLMLLSHLRQTLATPTENQDADGSDGLSSLYVGPLHAILKGLVDNLLRSPSSNQKARAYLSGALLYYLVLTKRQKERQGKQASLWRTDKEEDTLSSGNLSVLSSFGESFMDMVAKNACSWHAVSRMLSLSLLDAIVALDYPSVWLRFLSSKGYLQNLCASVLWEDEALVKMTTPTPEALRALYVYESKMVGSSFN, translated from the exons ATGTACGAGAACCAGTCATGGTTACCGGTAGCGTCTCTATTCGGATTGGTCGGTTGCCCTGTACCACGAGAACTGAAGGCAGACGTATTAGAGACACTGGCTGTGTTTGCCCGCACTCCAGAAATTGCCGCCTCCATGTGGCATACCCTAGAGGTCGCGCAG ATACTCACGACAAGTCACTCTAAGGTGCCAACGCACGACTCACGAGCTTTTGgtcaccatggcaaccaagACGGTGGTATTCAG gttGAACTAGACGAGCTTGAGTCTCAGATTGAAGAGTACTGTCTCACTAGAGCATTTCTGTCCCTCCTCAACGCACTGATTGATGTGCCTCCCCCTCCTGGTCTGGGGACGGGGCACAGGGTACCAGGGTTTGACCCCTACCTAGAGTTCGTGCGTGATAACATGTTCCTGAAGTTTGACTCTCGTGGCTATCGCAATGCAGAGGAGAAG tggcagGTGGCTAGTCTGGCGCTGGAGATACTGCACAAGCTGCTCCTCTCGTACGAAGTCTCACCTGAGGATTTTGTGAACCAGTACTATGACACTCCGGAGATGGGCGGGGCCATGGTTCCTAAGCAACCAGGACACACCCTcctactgcacatgctcaacgACTCTAAGCTACTCAGAAAG ATCCGCTCAGTGATAGACACTGCCTACCTCCATCTGTCTGACCCTGGTACCACATCCTCTGAGGCACTGGCACACACGGCGCTCCTCTGTCTCAAGATGCTGGAGACTGCGTTCAGCAAAGAGTCATCCTTCCTGGATCAACTGAGGAAT ACCCATGACCATGGTATCATCACAAGCCCTCTGAATGAGTTGCTAGGCAGCATCAACTCTCGTACTGGCAAGGCTGACTTCATCGTAACTATTGCCAG ATACGCCACACTGACAGAGTGCAGTCCAGAGCTCTCCCTCACAGCAGTGCAGATACTAACCTGGGTGTGTCAGTCACACTTGTCCGGCTCACAGACTGTCAATCACATCCTTAGTGACAAG GATGTGTGCTCGGAGATCTTACAGGGATTTGTGGAGCAATTAGAGATGGAGGTCGAAGGTCAACTACCAACAGAAG gggaccCCCTCTCGAGTGTGGCGGGTGTACATCAGGCAGTCAAGCTGGGTATACTCACACTGCTCTCACTCTgtgtggaccacccccctccaAACATCACACATCTGTTGCTAGGATATGAGACGAGCTCTGAGAAGAGTGTGTCTGATACCAACCTACAGGACCCTG GTGTGATGGGTGCTCCTCGTACGTGTCTGCATTCCATTCTGTCCCTCCTGGAACACGGACAAGACTCTGGTTGTCATTACTCCAATCCAAAACTGGCCGAGCTTTGCTACAAAGTTATATACCAGCTGTGTGTCAGTCGTCATCTCTCCACACCCACCCTCCGCTATCTCCGTAGCAACCACGAGTTTTTCTCGAGTCAGCTCTCAAAGTTACCTCTAAACGTTTCCATACTTCAGGACGAGA ATGACGAGGGTGTGTTAAACTCTCAGCAGGTGGCTGTGTTGCATGAGGAGGCGTGGCTTATCAAGACGCTGGCCGTAGAGCTACGCATGACCACTCTCAATCACCAACGTTCACACGCACAGAGGATTGTCAACCTTCTCCTGAACGAACCGACCAATGAGAATGCAGAAATAGATCACACAACAGACTATGGCGAACAAAGTTCGGATTTCAATTTTCTTCACGAAAAGAAACGGAAGATTCTCTTACTTTTGGATAGCGTGGATTTCTCGGAGAAAGACACACCCATTTTTGACCTGCAATTTTTCGACCAATCGGCTATGGAAGAAGCGATCAAGTCATGTGAAGCTAAGGTGAAGATTTATGTGTCAT atacacccacacacgcacacacgcacacaatcACCTACACACGcacgctcacacacacgctcacagGAGGAGTGAGTGGGGGTGGGTACACGGACGTGAAGGCACTCCATCGTCTCCTCATGATGGAGCTCAACATGTTACAGGGAACAGGGGCAGCTGGTCAGAGACAGAGCGTTCtagag GAGATTCACGAGATTCTGGTAGTGGTAGTGATGAGGAACAGGGTGTTTGATTGTAACCATGGCAATAGCGAGTTGTTTGAAAGCTGGAGACAGTTGGTGGAAGTGGCGCTGCATAGTCTGGGTCAGGTGGGGGTCAAGAGTGAGGTCAAAGTGGCAGTTCTCTTCGAGCTTATACAAGACCTGCTATTGAAG GTGTCTGGTAGCGACTCCTCCGAGCTGACCTCCTCTGTACAGGGGGTGGTCCTCATGCTCCTCTCTCACCTCCGTCAGACactggccacacccactgagaACCAAGACG cagatggtagtgATGGCCTCTCCTCCCTGTACGTGGGTCCCCTGCACGCCATTCTCAAGGGGCTGGTGGACAACCTCCTCCGATCTCCATCGTCCAATCAGAAGGCCCGAGCCTATCTCAGCGGAGCACTGCTGTATTACCTCGTGCTCACTAAGAGACAGAAAGAGAGGCAGGGGAAAC AGGCTAGTCTGTGGCGTACTGACAAGGAGGAGGACACTCTCTCCTCTGGGAACCTCTCTGTACTCTCAAGTTTTGGAGAGTCGTTCATGGACATGGTTGCTAAGAATGCTTGCAGCTGGCATGCTGTCTCCagg ATGCTCTCCTTGTCGCTACTCGATGCCATTGTTGCCCTGGACTACCCGAGTGTGTGGTTGAGGTTCCTCTCCTCCAAGGGATACCTACAGAACCTCTGTGCTAGCGTACTATGGGAAGATGAGGCTCTCGTTAAGATGACTACGCCCACTCCCGAGGCACTCAGAGCTCTCTATGTCTACGAGTCAAAAATGGTGGGTAGTTCTTTTAATTAG
- the LOC135344205 gene encoding uncharacterized protein LOC135344205 encodes MCMYRARMNLPLLFCVLLLSVNRGQCNHLNNTCGGGPDIGNIRLVKPRHTLNDGAVQICNQFMYRNYQQLAWCYLNSTESWNMAAARVACRQLGLPHSAPTVTMITLQPLVQENVVIGPVTCNGTEDQLRDCLRGQYNISLTYSAMVAGLSCSTNSSTENGSTENSSTKNDSTENSSTENSSTENSISTGVLGAITGILVVALVAVVTAWIISCVYTKRTRSHAPKPSTNSAAPILTNPVYGVGPGTQEVTNNTSVGHTYEQIDDAGNRYDIIRNRTDPVTNGEHTYNVLHHPGRSGDSHMTEANTTTPQDYEVPT; translated from the exons atgtgcatgtatagagcTAGGATGAATCTGCCACTACTATTTTGTGTTCTACTGTTGAGTGTAAACAGAGGACAGTGCAACCACTTAAACA atactTGCGGTGGAGGTCCTGATATTGGTAACATTAGACTGGTGAAACCAAGACACACCTTAAATGATGGTGCTGTACAAATCTGTAATCAGTTCATGTATAGGAACTACCAACAACTTGCTTGGTGTTACTTGAACAGTACAGAGAGTTGGAACATGGCTGCTGCTAGAGTAGCATGCAGGCAACTGGGACTACCACACTCAG CTCCCACAGTAACTATGATTACACTACAGCCATTGGTACAGGAGAATGTAGTTATTGGACCAGTGACTTGTAATGGGACAGAAGATCAACTACGCGATTGCTTGAGGGGCCAGTATAATATCAGCCTTACATATTCAGCAATGGTTGCTGGATTGAGTTGCA GCACAAACAGCAGCACAGAAAACGGCAGCACAGAAAACAGCAGCACAAAAAACGACAGCACGGAAAACAGCAGCACAGAAAACAGCAGCACGGAAAACAGTATCAGCACCGGTGTTTTGGGAGCCATCACTGGGATCCTGGTGGTTGCTCTGGTAGCCGTGGTTACAGCATGGATAATTAGTTGTGTATACACAAAAAG GAcacgcagccacgcccccaaACCATCGACTAACTCGGCTGCCCCAATATTAACCAACCCAGTATATGGTGTGGGCCCAGGGACTCAAGAGGTGACCAACAACACCTCTGTTGGTCACACATATGAGCAAATTGATGACGCTGGGAATAGATATGATATCATCAGAAACAGAACTGATCCTGTAACAAATGGAGAACATACGTACAATGTACTACACCACCCTGGGAGGTCAGGtgatagtcacatgactgaggcaaacaccaccaccccccagGATTATGAGGTTCCAACATAA
- the LOC135344138 gene encoding scavenger receptor cysteine-rich type 1 protein M130-like, with amino-acid sequence MKLLLVLALSFIVSTHQQDPNPIQGDCECDGDLRLVHKTGDNYGALQVCDSQHGWRYIIPSGWTSAAARLACRELRYNMNAASGSLTLSSKVDYARRIRDDVNCVENAHVHVLNDCIVSETDKQIVVTINCVDCTDGAMRLVGGSTVSEGRLEICHNGQWGTICNQGWTDRRAAQVCSRLGLPTYNATLHQFNGGAGSVYTYNCPTMDSDISNCIQESSCTHSMDVGVKCLPFTDACAVPVDEVITPVETPPACNCQQCTTPTPTSTIGKCTPASAEGDGNVNEVTTNNTISTETSQPSDGAITECSNTQSTVMSTIGTLGALIGLLAAALVMVVTGWIVSCVYLQRKINKKYKDHTHTTSASTSDPTLQLNNPVYDGSTTVPHTTYSSHGPSYEVIDTNEGAGHSYDVISHRGEARPHPSTTPSVSNEEYSTLDTSRENHYHTLECNTGDGQYSMVRHTDPQDYEVPALPQGEEYSTLKH; translated from the exons ATGAAGCTGTTGCTAGTTCTAGCTTTAAGTTTTATAGTAAGTACACATCAACAGGATCCAAATCCAATTCAAG GTGATTGTGAATGTGATGGAGATCTCAGACTAGTACATAAAACTGGAGACAACTATGGAGCACTACAAGTCTGTGACTCTCAACATGGATGGAGGTACATCATTCCATCAGGCTGgacatcagcagctgctaGACTAGCCTGCAGGGAACTTCGCTATAATATGA ACGCTGCATCAGGAAGTTTGACGCTGTCAAGCAAAGTAGATTACGCCAGAAGAATACGAGATGACGTTAATTGTGTTGagaatgcacatgtacatgtactaaatgATTGCATTGTTAGCGAAACGGATAAACAAATTGTTGTGACAATTAACTGTG TTGATTGCACTGATGGAGCCATGAGACTAGTGGGTGGGTCCACAGTCAGTGAAGGCAGACTAGAGATATGCCACAATGGTCAATGGGGGACAATATGCAACCAGGGATGGACAGACAGGAGAGCTGCTCAAGTGTGCAGTAGACTAGGGCTACCAACCTACA ATGCTACACTACACCAATTCAATGGAGGAGCTGGTTCAGTATACACATACAACTGCCCAACAATGGACAGTGATATTTCTAACTGTATCCAAGAGTCTTCTTGTACTCACTCAATGGATGTTGGAGTGAAGTGTCTTCCTTTCACTGATGCTTGTGCAGTTCCTGTCGATGAAGTAATTACCCCTGTAGAAACTCCACCAGCTTGTAACTGTCAGCAATGTACAACACCAACACCAACGTCAACAATTGGAAAGTGTACCCCAGCAAGTGCAGAGGGAGATGGCAATGTCAATGAGGTAACTACCAACAACACGATAAGTACCGAAACCTCACAACCAAGTGATGGAGCTATCACAGAGTGCAGTAACACTCAGAGCACAGTCATGAGCACTATTGGGACATTAGGAGCACTCATTGGTCTATTAGCAGCTGCTCTAGTGATGGTTGTCACTGGATGGATTGTGTCGTGTGTTTACTTACAGAGGAAAATAAACAA GAAATAcaaagaccacacccacacaacgtCTGCCTCTACGAGTGACCCCACCCTCCAACTCAACAACCCAGTGTATGATGGTAGCACCACTGTCCCACACACCACGTACAGCTCTCATGGACCCTCCTATGAGGTCATTGACACTAACGAGGGGGCAGGGCATAGCTATGATGTCATCAGTCATAGGGGTGAAGCTAGACCACACCCATCTACCACACCCTCTGTGTCGAACGAGGAGTATAGTACGCTAGATACTAGCAGAGAGAATCATTATCACACACTAGAGTGCAATACTGGAGATGGCCAATATTCAATGGTTAGACACACTGACCCCCAAGATTACGAGGTGCCCGCCCTccctcagggggaagagtacTCTACACTGAAGCATTGA
- the LOC135344218 gene encoding uncharacterized protein LOC135344218 isoform X2, translating into MTAARVACRQLGLPHSAPTVTMLTLQSFGNVVIRPVTCNGTEDQLRDCLRGQYDTSIYTVSAMVAGLSCINELTATTGTLPVMSTSVTLGALIGVLAAALVVVVTGWIVSCVYLQRKINRQGSDHTHSTSPSINNPDLQHNPAYTHTTAVSMSDPTLQRNPVYDWSTTVPHTTNMEPSYEVVSGGEGVGHSYDVISPRGACNTSNERGSHD; encoded by the exons ATGACTGCTGCTAGAGTAGCATGCAGGCAACTGGGACTACCACACTCAG CTCCTACAGTAACCATGCTTACACTACAGTCATTTGGGAATGTAGTTATTAGACCAGTGACTTGTAATGGGACAGAAGATCAACTACGCGATTGCTTGAGGGGCCAATATGATACCAGCATTTATACAGTTTCAGCAATGGTTGCTGGATTGAGTTGCA TCAATGAATTAACTGCTACTACCGGGACATTGCCAGTCATGAGTACTAGTGTGACATTAGGAGCACTCATTGGTGTATTGGCAGCTGCTCTAGTGGTGGTTGTCACTGGATGGATTGTGTCGTGTGTTTACTTACAGAGGAAAATAAACAG GCAAGgcagtgaccacacccacagtaCATCTCCCTCTATCAACAATCCCGACCTTCAACATAATCcagcatacacgcacacaacaGCTGTCTCTATGAGTGACCCCACCCTCCAACGTAATCCAGTATATGATTGGTCGACCACTGTCCCACACACCACGAACATGGAACCATCCTACGAGGTGGTCAGtggtggtgagggggtggggcatagCTATGATGTCATCAGTCCAAGAGGTGCTTGTAACACAAGCAATGAAAGAGGATCACATGACTAA
- the LOC135344146 gene encoding uncharacterized protein LOC135344146, which yields MRSLLLLITITLFQGYSYGYSYIPGHDGCNQPGTLRLDNQGTMNTRSGAVQVCTAWEGGRQQWTYISADYWTNTTAKKACQQLGLGYSSVTLRIVLLRNITFKRQLRDCCCIEQDNQISDCLTPNAYASSMVAYLNCGDNCKENSIRLVNGPSSRNGTVEFCRSNQWRRICSRVADLKKNAKVVCRQLGYPVNGASGVNVVTRLRPVNECYSCIGNEISFSECLRRGNQYWTFKVGCRSHEQVVRDNATISTDNDGSCSTNVCNCETDSRPEPATITMDTTNEQEPLSTDQSTGRQRESDTISPWVITGVLAVVLQVTIIGWIVSCICLSKKQRKGHPDQTPSTRDEQSLNNPVYDGSTTVPHTTYSSHGPSYEVIDTNEGAGHSYDVIGHRGAARPHPPTTHPVSNEEYSTLDTSRENEYHTLESNTGDGQYSMVGHTDPQDYEVPAPPPLRGKSTLH from the exons ATGAGATCTCTACTGCTACTGATCACAATAACCTTGTTTCAAGGATATAGCTATGGATACAGCTACATACCAGGCCATg ATGGTTGCAATCAACCAGGGACGCTTAGACTAGACAACCAGGGAACTATGAACACTAGATCAGGAGCAGTACAAGTCTGTACAGCATGGGAAGGTGGAAGGCAACAGTGGACATATATCAGTGCGGATTACTGGACAAACACAACAGCCAAAAAAGCATGCCAGCAACTGGGTCTGGGGTACTCAA GTGTAACTCTACGAATAGTACTTTTGAGAAACATTACATTTAAAAGACAACTTAGAGATTGCTGCTGTATTGAGCAGGATAATCAGATTTCAGATTGTTTAACTCCGAATGCTTATGCCTCAAGTATGGTAGCATACCTCAATTGTG GGGATAACTGCAAAGAAAACAGTATACGATTGGTAAACGGACCATCAAGCAGAAATGGAACAGTTGAATTCTGTCGCTCAAACCAATGGAGGAGAATTTGCAGCAGAGTAGCTGATTTAAAGAAAAATGCTAAAGTGGTTTGTAGACAATTGGGGTATCCAGTCAATG GTGCTTCTGGGGTAAATGTAGTGACCAGGCTAAGACCAGTAAATGAATGTTATTCTTGCATAGGAAACGAGATTTCCTTTAGCGAATGCTTGCGACGAGGAAATCAATATTGGACATTTAAAGTGGGATGCAGATCACATGAGCAAGTAGTTCGTGATAATGCGACAATATCTACGGACAATGACGGAAGCTGCTCAACAAATGTGTGTAACTGTGAGACTGACAGTCGACCAGAACCTGCAACTATAACAATGGATACTACAAATGAGCAGGAGCCGCTATCCACTGACCAGAGCACAGGCAGGCAGCGTGAATCAGACACTATAAGCCCCTGGGTCATAACAGGAGTATTGGCTGTAGTGTTACAGGTCACCATCATTGGGTGGATTGTGTCATGCATCTGCTTGAGCAAAAAGCAAAG GAAAGGTCACCCTGATCAAACACCGAGCACCAGAGACGAGCAATCTCTCAACAACCCAGTGTATGATGGTAGCACCACTGTCCCACACACCACGTACAGCTCTCATGGACCCTCCTATGAGGTCATTGATACTAACGAGGGGGCGGGGCATAGCTATGATGTCATCGGTCATAGGGGTGCagctagaccacacccacccaccacacaccctgTGTCCAACGAGGAGTACAGTACGctagacaccagcagagagaATGAGTATCACACACTAGAGAGCAATACTGGAGATGGTCAATATTCAATGGTTGGACACACTGACCCCCAAGATTACGAGGtgcctgcccccccccccctcaggggGAAAAGTACTCTACACTGA